GGAAATTTCTACACCAGCACTCCGCAAAGTAATCAAACAATGGTGTCCCAATGTAGTGTTATACTCAGAGATGCTTGCAAGTGGTGCAATCAATGCAAAAGCACCGCATAATGAGCCTCTTATTACACGGTATCAGTGGGACAGCCCTTTTTTCTACCAGCTTGTTGGCAATAATCCTAATGTGATGGCTCAAGCAGCTTTGATTTTACAGGACTACGGCTGCGATGGCATTAACATAAATATGGCCTGCTCTGCCCCGCACATTGTTAAAGGTGGTGGTGCTAAACTTCTTTGTGAAGCCACTCTTGCAAAAGAAATTATTAAAGCATGCAGAAAGGTTGTAAAAGGTTTGCTTACTGTTAAGATACGCGCAGGTTTTTATGATATTGACATTCCTTATATAACACAGTTTATATACATGCTTCAGGAAGAAGGTATTGATGCAGTCATCATTCACCCACGTGCCGCAAAATGGGGGTATACCCGTAGTGCACAATGGAATGTTATTGAGGCGATAGTTACTGATGTAAAAATCCCAGTAATTGGCAACGGCGATATTGTTGAACCACAGCAAGCACTCGCACGTTTACAGCGCACCCGATGTGATGGGATCATGATTGGACGAGCGGCGGTACAAAAACCATGGATATTTGCTCAGTGTGATGCGTTGTTTGGGCAAAAGCCGCTGTCGCTATCGCTTAATATTGAAGAAATATGGATTGAAGTGCTACAAAATATTCAAAAAATGCTCCCAAAAAGGCTTCATAAAAGCAGGGCACATCGTTTTTGCGCATACTACCATAAAAATATTAGATTTGGACACCAACTTTTTTCTTCAATACGACAGCACGCAGATATTAATAGCATGATAGCATTGATTAAAGACTATTTCATTAGAAATGAGGATGAAAGAATGAAAGTATTGTGATGTTTATTTATTCTTTAGTTCCTCTAATTGGGCTTTTGTTAATTTAGTTATCTTCATAACTGTTTTATCATCCATTCCGCTTTTCAATAAATTACGTGCAATAGCAATTCTTTCCTCTTGTTTCCCTATTAACCTGCCTTGTTTAATTCCTTTTTGAATTCCTTTTTGAATTCCTTTTTGAATTCCTTTTTGAATTCCTTTATTCAATCCTTCTTTGAAGTTATTTTCTTTAATCTTTTTTAAAGTATGTGCTAACATTGAACTAGCCTCCTGTGGTGTTCTGATAATATTTTTTTCAATATGACCATCTATTTCAATAATTCCACGAGTACGTAAATAATGTAAAAACCAAAGCAATAACGATCGTATGAGAAAAAACTGGCCTTTTTTATGATAAATATGAACTAAATCTTTAATCCTGTCAATAGTTTTATTAAATGTTTCTTCATCTCCAGTTTCTAATAAAAATACTGTTGCTATTACATTCATCATCTTTTCCAGTTGCTTTTGATCTATTTCGTTTTCAATAATGGGATAATATCTAAACGAAGGTACATATGGTGTACATTCACGCAATGCAAAAGGAATATCGATCAAATCTTCAAGTGTTAAAGGTGCTGTCCACCTTTTTTCTCCATTGTATAATAAAATTGGGAATACTATGGGCAATCTTTTAACTTTTTGTCCATATATTAATTCTCTGTATAGCTCAATAATATATTGTAACATACGGAAAGCTATAAATTTATCAACAGTTGATTGAAATTCTATGAGCACATAAAGATAAATGTCATTATCTTTAAAACGCAATTTATAAATTACATCTGCTTCATATTTTTTATAGTGATCATTCACATACGTTTTATTGATAGATTCTGCATGTGTAAAATCAATCTCCTTAATCCAATCCATATTCACAAATGATTCCAACAATTCCTTTACCATAAATGGGTTAGAAAACAAATACTTATAACCTTTATCATGTATATTTTCACTCATCGTTACCTCACTGTTTTTGTATTAGACTTTATATATAAAAACGCTGCAGCATAAAAAAAATTAAATTAGGGTTAATATTTTTTTTAGATTTTCACATTTTTTTACTATTTTTTGTTTTAGCAGCATCATTATAATGATTAATCAAATGGTATAAGTATGAGTTATCCTTCGTACATAGCATTGTACCAAAATGGGCAGTTGTACCAACGAATTAAAACACTGCAAACCATAGTCACGGATTGCACACTCTGTCCTCATGAGTGTAAGGTTGACAGACGCCGTGTAACCGGTAAATGCCGTACTGGAATAAAAGCAATAGTAGCCTCTTACCACGCTCATTTTGGCGAAGAATCATGCCTTGTGGGGAAATTTGGCTCTGGAACCATCTTTTTTGCTAATTGCAATTTATCCTGCATTTTCTGCCAAAACTGGGATATATCACAGGTGTCAAATGGGCATGAGGTAGATGCCGAAGAATTAGCAGATCTAATGATTAGGCTGCAGCAGAAAGGTTGCCATAATATAAATTTTGTAAGCCCAACACACGTCGTTAGTGCAATTGTTGAAGCATTACCTCTTGCAATTGAACAGGGCTTACATATTCCCTTAGTTTACAATTCAGGTGGTTATGATTCAGTTGAAACACTGAAGCTTTTAGATGGGATTTTTGATATTTATATGCCCGACTTTAAATATATGGATGCAACTGTAGCAAAAGAACTGAGTGGCACAAAGGATTATCCCACTAAAGCTATCGCCGCAATTAAAGAAATGCATCGGCAAGTAGGGGATCTTATTATTGAAAAGGGCATTGCAAAACGAGGTCTTCTGGTGCGCCACTTAGTTATGCCTGAAAATATAGTACGAAGTGATTTAGTATTCAAACAACTTGCAACGCTCTCACCTCACACATATGTCAACATTATGGCGCAATACCGGCCTGAATACCGTGCTCATACACATAAAAGTTTAGGCAGGCGAATAACCGTGCAGGAATATGATCAGGCTATTGCATGGGCTAAAGAAGCAGGATTATACAGATTTGATAGATAACTATAATTTAATTGACCTTTAATTTGTTTGCCTATATACTATATAATACTATGATAAAACCAACTTCACAACTTATACATCTATTTGACATTGTGAATGATGCAATTATCATATATGATAAAAATAAAAATGTAGTTGTATTTAATAATGAAAAAGCTGAAAAGCTGCTACAAAAAAACGGCCACAAAGCATTCTTTGAAAATGAAAAGATCAAATCTATACTCACTTCAATACAAAATGATACAACCGTAAAAGAACACCTACATCTTTCTGTAAATAAAAAAGTATATCATTATAAGATTAATGCGTTAGCCATTTCAGACGATGATACATCTCTTGTTGCATTTGTAATTACAGATACAACACGTCTATATAAACTTCATAAAGAGCAACAACAACTCATTGCTCAAATACGCAAAAACTACTTTGACCGATTTGAATCATTAAAACAGTTGGCTGACTCAATAGCCCATGAAGTACGCAACCCCCTTGTATCAATTGGCGGGTATGCACACTTTTTGATCCGCAAATGCGAAGAAGGAATAGACCATAACGAAGCAAAGAAATTTTTAAGCTATATTGTTGAAAATGCTGAACGCCTTAATTACTTAACGCAGCAGATTGAAGAAATGGGTGACCTTAAACGGGTGCAATTATCTGTATATGATATTACAAAATTTTTACATGAACAACAGTCAACACTTGAAGCAGCAGCACAGCAATTCAACAAAAAATTGCAAATGGTGCTTGAATCACACAGCCAATATCATATGTACATTGACTATGATCGATTGCGCTTTGCCCTTACACGGATTGTTGAATTTATAGCACAACACTCCAGGGAAAAAATAATTGAAATGCGCTGTCATGATAGTACCTATGAATTCATAATTACATTTTCATTTACAACAGAGATACTATCCGAAGAAGACCTGCCGTATATTTTTGATCCCTTTTATACTACACGCTCAAATGTTGAAACATTTAATCTATGTATTGCACAACGCATTATCATGCTTCATGGCGGAATTATAACACCAGAATTAAAGAAAAATACAATACTATTCAGGATAGCTCTTCCTCAGGACAAACGCTTAACCTAACACAATTCTTAAAGATTCATCAATAGCTTTTACGGTTGTATCAATATCATTTTTAGAATGCGACAGTGACAAAAATCCAACCTCATATCCTGATGGTGAAAGATATACCCCACGCTCAAGCATAGCCCTATGAAACTGCGCAAATTGCTGCATGTTACATTCTTTTACCTGCTCAACAGTTGTAATCTTGCTTTCTTGTGTAAAATACAAAGCAAATATTGAAGCATACCGCACAAACAAAAGTTTTCCTCTATACTGCGATACAACCGCTTTCATTTGCTCCTCAAAATAGTTCCCCAGCTCTTCTAACTTTTGATATGCTAGCGGCATTAACTTTTGCAGCGTTGCAATGCCAGCAGCAACAGCAATAGGGTTGCCCGAAAGCGTTCCTGCCTGATACACAGGGCCATCCGGTGCAACATTAGCCATAATCTCGGCTTTTCCACCATACGCACCCACTGGCAATCCCCCACCAATTATTTTGCCAAGTGTTGTAATATCAGCTTGCACACCAAAGCGCTCCTGAGCACCACCACGGGCAAGCCTAAACCCCGTTATGACCTCATCAAAGATTAAAAGCACTTTATGTTTTGTGCAAAGCTCTCGTACTTTTTTAAGGTAATCATCCTGGGGGAGGATGAGTCCGTAGTTACAGCATACAGGCTCCATTATGCAACAGGCAATATCATCATTGTGCGATAGTACCTGTTGTAATGCATCTATGTCATTATATTTGACCACTATCGTGTCTTTGGCAGCATCCTTAGTAACACCAGCTGAATCTGGCATACCAAAAGTGGCAAGACCTGAGCCTGCCGCAACAAGCAGGTAATCAGCATGCCCGTGGTAGCACCCATCAAATTTAATTATCTTGTTTTTGCCTGTAAATCCTCGAGCAAGCCTGATTGCGCTCATGGTTGCTTCAGTACCTGAGTTAACAAAGCGAACTTTTTCTATAGACGGAAAAGCCTCTTTCACCAACTCTGCAATGCGTATCTCCCCTTCATGTGGTGCTCCAAAGCTGGTTCCGTTTTCAGTAACCTGCTGTATGGCTTTTACCACGTCGTTATCCGCATGGCCCAAAATAAGTGGCCCCCACGACATACAGTAATCAATGAAATCGTTGCCATCTTCATCAATGATATGGCTGCCTTTACCTAATTTAAAATACAGTGGATGTCCGCCTACCGAACGGAAAGCCCTCACAGGTGAATTAACCCCACCAGGCATGAGGGTACAGGCTTTTGCATACAATTCCTTTGATCGCGACGTGTTGAGTGCCATACAACCCCCTAATCAAACCACTTATTTTTAATAATGTCAACCGTATGATATGAAATGACCATATCTGCACCTGCCCTGAAAATTGCAGTCATGATTTCACGAACAAGGCGTACTTCATCGCCAAACCCAAGTGTGGCAGCAGCTTTTACCATTGAGTATTCCCCGCTTACGTTGTATGCACAAACTGGCACATCAACCGATTGCTTTACAAGCGCAATAATATCTAAATATGCCAGTGCTGGCTTTACCATGACAATGTCAGCACCTTCTTCAATGTCTAGCATTACTTCTTTCAACGCTTCGCGTGCATTTCTAAAATCCATCTGGTAACTTCGCCTATCACCAAACTGAGGAGCACTACCTGCTGCGTCTCTGAACGGCCCATAAAACGCTGATGCATACTTAGCTGCATACGAAAGAACCGGAGTGTTGGCAAAGCCTGCTTCATCAAGCGCTTCACGAATTGCACCAACCCGCCCATCCATCATATCAGAGGGCGCTACTACATCAGCACCAGCCTGTGCATGCGTAACAGCAGTTTTTGCCAAAAGCTCAAGCGTGCTGTCGTTGTCTATTCTGCCATCAACTACCATGCCGCAATGTCCGTGACTGGTATACTCACACAAACAAACATCAGTGATAATGAGCACATTGCCAAAATGCTTTTTTATCTGTCTGCAGGCTTTCTGTACAATTCCGTTATCATCATAGGCGCCACTTGCTTTTTCATCTTTACCATACGGTATGCCAAAAAGAATAATTGACTGTACACCCAGTTTTACATCTTTTTCTAGTTGTTTTAACAGATTGTCTATAGAAAGGCGGTTTATGCCAGGCATAGATTCAATGGGCTGATCAATATGTGTACCCTCAATGACAAAGTAGGGCATTATAAGCTTTTTATAATCAAGTACTGTTTCGGCACTTAAGTTTCGTATAACTTCATTTTGGCGAATGCGCCGCGGCCTGTAATATGGATTCATTGTTAACTCCTCGATTTACTTCAATGTCCAGTAACAGCGTTTTGGCGAAATAATTAAGCCCTCTTTTTTAAGCTTTTCCATTATTTTATCTACTTCCTTTTTGTCAATGCCTGTCATTTTGGCAATTGCAGTAGCATTCAATGGCTCTTTTGATTTTTTAAATGCATCAATAACTTTCTGTGTGTTGTCCATAATAAACTCTCCTTGTACTATAATGGTAATTTCATACAAACTACCCTTCTTTTCTTCTTACATCTAATTCTACTTTTAATACAAATTAAAAAAATGTAAAGCTTTTATCAATATAGTAAAAACTTTTAAGTACATTAAAAACAAATGACTTTCACACACTTACAAAAAAACTATTTCTAATTTTTAATATACTCCACAATTGCCTTAACCAATCCTTCGATAGTATACTCCTTTGCAACAACATGCACCGTTAATCCCTGCTTTACACACTCATCTGCAGTGATTGGGCCTATACAAGCAATTGTGGCATCTGTCTTCCCAGCTATCTCCACAAAATTTCGCACTGTTGATGAGCTTGCAAATGTAACAATATCAGCACTTTGTACCTGTTCCAGCAGTGAAGAATTTACTTCAGGCTTTACAGCATCATAGATATGTACCCTATCTACAACAGCTCCTGCGTCCTGCAATCCATGCGTTAACGCTGGTCGCGCCTTCGCCGAGCATGGTACTAGAATTTTTTTACCTGCAACATCCACACCTCTGAATGCATCAACAAGGCTTTCGGCTACATATTCCTGTGGCATAAGATCAGCTTTTATGGCATACCGTTGCAGGGCATCACGCGTTGCTGGACCTATGGCTGCAACTCTGCATTGCAGCGCTCTTGCATCAAATCCCAAAGCAAAAATTTCTTCAAAGAAAATATCTACCGCATTCTGTGAGGTAAATACTATCCAGTCATACTTTTGTATATTCTTTATAGCATCATGTAATGGCGATAGCTCCTGTAATTTTTCTATTGCAATTGTAGGAAATTCCAGCACATCAGCTCCTAACTCATACAACCGTTTAGAAAGCACACTTGCCTGCTGGCGCGTACGCGTCACCACAATCTTTTTGCCAAACAGTGGTAGGTTGTCATACCAGCGCAATGTGTGTCGTAACCCCACCACCCTGCCTATACATATAATTGCTGGGGGCGTTAATCCCGCCTGTTTAACTTCATCTGCTATTGTTTCCAGGGTACCGGTTGCCACTTTTTGTTGTGGCATTGTTCCCCACGTAACTACCGCAATAGGCGTGTGAGGTGGGAAATTTTTTTCCTGAATTAGGCGAGCACATATAGCATCCAGGTTCTTCATGCCCATAAGGAATGCATAGGTTTTTTGTGGGCTGTACTCAGGCAGTGTGATATCTTCGGTACCATCAGCTCGCCTGTGCCCTGTGATGACCTCAAAGCTAGCTGCATAATCACGGTGAGTAATGGGGATGCCGGCATAGGCCAATGCCGAGTAAAAGGACGATATACCAGGAACTATCGCAAACGCTATCCCTGCTGCTACAAGTTCTTCTGCCTCTTCACCACCCCTTCCAAAGATAAAGGGATCACCGCCTTTAAGGCGCACCACTACTTTTCCCTCTTTAGCCTTCTGTATAATAAGCGCATTGATTTCTTCCTGGGACAATGTATGCTGGCTGCCCTGCTTGCCTACATAGATGAGTTCTGCGTGTGTATTTTGCAAAAGTTTTGGATTTGCAAGATAATCATAGATAATGCAATCAGCACTGGCAATACATTCCATACCCTTAACGGATATAAGGCCGGGATCACCGGGGCCTGCTCCCACTAAATATACAAACCCATTATTTTTCATATAAGTTTTTCTGCTCCCTGTTGTATCATAAAATGCGCCAACCTATCACCAGCACAAAGGGGATCTGTATCCTCCACTGTGTGCCGCAGGCATCGCATTCCATCTACAGAAAGTATAGCGCCTGTGAGTATTACTCTTTCATCGATGCAATGTGCAAATGCTCCTAACGGCACATGACAGCCAGCTCCAAAAGCTTTTAAAAACTGTCGCTCGGCCATAACAGCTTTTGCTGTTGCCTCATCGTGAAGATGTGCAACAGCTTCTAGAGCAATTTTGTCATCTGAACGCACCTGTATGGCAAGCGCCCCTTGCCCCGGTGAAGGTAAAAAATAGCTAAATGGCAATGTCATGGTATAAAAGCTTTTCAGGTCAACAGATAGTCGCTTGAGCCCTGCTTTTGCAAGTATTATTGCATCAAACCTGCCCTCCTTGCATCGTTTGATGCGCGTGGGCACATTGCCTCTTAGCGGCAATACTTCAACTGATGGAATTATGCGTTTGAGCTGTGCAACTCTACGTAGTGAGCTTGTGCCAACTTTTGAATTTTCTTTAAGCGGAAACCAGTGATTTGCTCTATACGCCTCAGGGCGCACAATAATGACATCTGAAGGGTCTTCGCGTTTTGTGACTGCTGCAATTGTCAGCCCCTCCACCATATCGGTTGGCAGGTCCTTCATTGAATGCACGGCTATGTCGATAGCTCCTGAAAGAAGTGCATCCTCAAGCTCCTTTGTGAAAAAACCTTTGCCTTCAATTTTATCAAATGATACATTCTGTATGCGGTCACCCTTTGTTTTAATAGTTATTATTGTATGCTCTTGTCGCAGTTGCGCAGCAACAAAGTTAGCCTGCCACAGTGCCAGTGCACTTCCTCGTGTTCCGATTTTTATCATATTCACTTGTGTATCATATTGTAGTTTTATTTCAAAAAAACAAAAAATGCGTTAGCTTTATAGTATGGTGAATTCAGTGTAGATTGTGTCAAATAAAAATTAAAATCCTAGCAACCACTTCCATAAAGGAATCATTGTTATATTTTTGCCTTTAAATTCTTCTTTGCCTTCAGTATCCCACGTAATAATTAATAGATCATCACAATCCAAATCATTAGCAGCAGCATATAAAGACTTAAACTCTCGCTCACGAGTATTGATAGTCCCAAGATCATAACAGACCTGTATTAACTGTTGCACGGTTTTCCCTTTTTTTATCACAAAATCCACTTCTTTATTGTTATAATTTTTCCAGTAGTAAATTTCCATTGTAGAGTCAAAATAGTATTTTCTACGTTTTAATTCAATAGCAACCGCATTTTCTAGTAATGACCCTTTGTTTTCCGTTACATCAAATCCAACAATCTGTTTCATCCCAGTATCAATGCAGTATATTTTTTTGGGTGCTAATATCCTCTCTTTTAATTTATAGGAAAATCGCTCCAAAATAAATATTAAGAACGAATTTTCAAGAAGCCATACCCATCTACGAGCTGTATTAATATCTTTGATAGCATAAATATTTTTAAGGCGGTTAAAACTGAATTCCTGAGATGAATTGGATACAAGGTACTGGCTTAATTCTTTTAACAACATACTCTTTTTTATTTTATTACGTTTCAATATATCTTTTTCGATGATGTCTGCATAAATACGCAAAACCATTTCCCTTCCAAGTTGATAAACCTCAGGAAACCCTCCCTCTTTCAAATATTCACTTAAATGGTTTTTTATTAATCCAATTTTTTGTGTAGAATATATATCATCTCCAGCAAGCACCATGTTATGATAAAGAAGATATTCTTTGAAACTAAAAGGCATTAACTGAAAATCAACATACCTGCCCGTAAGATGCGTGGAAAGCTCTCCCGACAATAAATTTGAATTTGAGCCTGTTATTATTACTTTTTTTGTTCTCCTGAGCCTGTTGACAAATAGTTCCCAACCTTGAATATTCTGCAATTCATCCAGTACAATATACTCAAATTCACCATATAACTCATAGAACACCTCAAGCAGCAAATCAAAATCATCCGCATTAAAATGCAAAAGCCTTTCATCATCAAAATTTATATATGCAGAAGGTTCATTAGTACTAGCTACCTGCCAACTTAATACCGATTTGCCACAACGTCTGATACCTGTAATAGCTAATATATTAGGCACTTGTAAATATGACTGTAATTTTGGGAAATCGATAGCTCTTGGGATAATATTCCCTTTATCGAATTTTTCTTGTATTTCTTCTCTCTGAGATATGATTATGCGTTTTAAAATTGTAGATTTCACATTTTTTAAACCATAAAGATTTTNNNNNNNNNNNNNNNNNNNNNNNNNNNNNNNNNNNNNNNNNNNNNNNNNNNNNNNNNNNNNNNNNNNNNNNNNNNNNNNNNNNNNNNNNNNNNNNNNNTCATAATCTTTATGGTTATAATTATATAAGCAGGCTGATTGTCAAACCTTTTTTATAACAACAATCGTTAAAAAGGTGATAGTTTTAATGCTCAAAGGAGTCATCTTAATTTATTATAACTGTATATACAATTTAGACCACAAGGTTATGTGTACATATCATTTGCACATACATTATGTTAATTTCAGTCAATCAATAAAATATACCAATCGGTATATTTTATTTTAAAAAAATTTCTATAAATCTCTAATTAGCTGCTTAATGTGATCTACAGCTAAACGTATATGCTTTTTATCTCCAGTAGTTTTTGACATTAAAATGCCTCCTTCAATGATAGCTATGAAAAGGGTTGAAAAACGGTCTGCATCAGCATCTTTGGAAATTTCACCATCTGTTTGCCCTTTGCGTATAATTTTTATAAGATTCTCTTTCCAGTAATTAATAAATGACTGTACTCTTTTTTTTAAAACAGGATGAGTGTCGTCAGCATCAACAGCACTATTAAGCACCGGGCAACCACCCTTTTGTGCAATAATGTTAAAATTTTCAACATAGAATTCTGCAAATGCAGTTAGTTTTTCCTTAGCGGTTGGACATTTCTTTACTTTTTGATTGATCGCATCGCGAATCTGGTTAAAATTATACGTCAAAGCCGCAAGGGCAATCTCATCCTTATCGCTGAAATTTCCATAGATAGCACCTTTGGTCATACCCAATGCTTGTGTTATGTCCGAGAGAGATGTCCCCAAATATCCACGCATATTAAAAATTGGTGCTGCTTTTTCTATTATAAGCTTTCTTGTTCTTTCAGATTTGCTCATATTTTTTGCTCATATTATATTACACAATTAAAGCTCCCCGTTCCTTAAGCAATTCCTTAAGCAAGGACCTGTGACACCATTTTTCATCTTTGCAATAGCACCCTACTGAAAAATTGGTGTGGTGCGATAACGCAGCCAGCAAATCAAGAAGTCTTGAGTTGTCGGGCTTTTTCATCTGCGCCTTATATTTCCTTGCAAATAAATTCCAATCTTTCAAATCCTTGACATTTTGACCTATTTTTAATAGATCATCAGTGGGTGCAAGTTGAGGAAGCCATACATCAAAGTAATTGCTGCTAGCAAGCTGGCTCTTTGGAACACCTCGTGGCAGCCGTCGCACGGTTCCTATTCGCAACCCCTCAGATTCTATTCGCGGGCTTCCCAATTGCACTATACGTATAGCCACAGCAATAAAGCCTCCTGTATTATTAAATACGATCTATTGTTGAGCTTTATACGATAGTTATGATTATATACCGATCGGTATATAATATGTCAAGCGATTTATCTATATATCTATTCCTTTAAAAACTTTATCACAGTCAATTACTAGTCCTTCAAGAACTGTGCTTTCAAACGTTTCACCTTTACGATAATGCAAAGGCTTTTCAAATATACCGCTTTCCCCAAGCCTAAAAACATTTATATAAAATGCTTCGGGATTGACAATCCAGTATTCTTTCACACCGTGGCGCTGGTACAGCTTCAATTTTTCAGTTTCATCTTTATAAGCAGTGGATTCTGAAATAACTTCAATAACAAGATCTGGTGCTCCAATAATTCCGCGCTTTTCTATTTTGTTTTTATCGCATACCACCACTATATCAGGTTGCACCACTGTAAAAATGTTTTCATCAGAATCGCTGCCACTTTCTGGCAACCGTACATCAACAGGGGAAATAAACACTTTGCAACTTTTTTCTTCAAGATAATCTGCAATAATACGTCCAATGTTTAATACAATGTTCTGATGAGTTATATCTGGTGCGGGTGTCATATCATAAGCTATTCCATCAATAAGCTCCCAACGCTGTTCTGCTGGCCAGGTGAGGTAATCTGCATAGGTATATTTACTGTCCTGTTTTTGCTTGGGTACTGGCATTACATTTTCCTATTCTTTTTGTTACTGCTTTCTATAAAATATACTGAATATAATGTTTCTGTCAACTTTAAAT
This DNA window, taken from Spirochaetota bacterium, encodes the following:
- a CDS encoding ATP-binding protein, which codes for MKSTILKRIIISQREEIQEKFDKGNIIPRAIDFPKLQSYLQVPNILAITGIRRCGKSVLSWQVASTNEPSAYINFDDERLLHFNADDFDLLLEVFYELYGEFEYIVLDELQNIQGWELFVNRLRRTKKVIITGSNSNLLSGELSTHLTGRYVDFQLMPFSFKEYLLYHNMVLAGDDIYSTQKIGLIKNHLSEYLKEGGFPEVYQLGREMVLRIYADIIEKDILKRNKIKKSMLLKELSQYLVSNSSQEFSFNRLKNIYAIKDINTARRWVWLLENSFLIFILERFSYKLKERILAPKKIYCIDTGMKQIVGFDVTENKGSLLENAVAIELKRRKYYFDSTMEIYYWKNYNNKEVDFVIKKGKTVQQLIQVCYDLGTINTREREFKSLYAAANDLDCDDLLIITWDTEGKEEFKGKNITMIPLWKWLLGF
- a CDS encoding TetR/AcrR family transcriptional regulator, producing the protein MSKSERTRKLIIEKAAPIFNMRGYLGTSLSDITQALGMTKGAIYGNFSDKDEIALAALTYNFNQIRDAINQKVKKCPTAKEKLTAFAEFYVENFNIIAQKGGCPVLNSAVDADDTHPVLKKRVQSFINYWKENLIKIIRKGQTDGEISKDADADRFSTLFIAIIEGGILMSKTTGDKKHIRLAVDHIKQLIRDL
- a CDS encoding DUF488 family protein, whose amino-acid sequence is MAIRIVQLGSPRIESEGLRIGTVRRLPRGVPKSQLASSNYFDVWLPQLAPTDDLLKIGQNVKDLKDWNLFARKYKAQMKKPDNSRLLDLLAALSHHTNFSVGCYCKDEKWCHRSLLKELLKERGALIV
- a CDS encoding Uma2 family endonuclease; the encoded protein is MPVPKQKQDSKYTYADYLTWPAEQRWELIDGIAYDMTPAPDITHQNIVLNIGRIIADYLEEKSCKVFISPVDVRLPESGSDSDENIFTVVQPDIVVVCDKNKIEKRGIIGAPDLVIEVISESTAYKDETEKLKLYQRHGVKEYWIVNPEAFYINVFRLGESGIFEKPLHYRKGETFESTVLEGLVIDCDKVFKGIDI